In Helianthus annuus cultivar XRQ/B chromosome 3, HanXRQr2.0-SUNRISE, whole genome shotgun sequence, a single window of DNA contains:
- the LOC110929300 gene encoding (R)-mandelonitrile lyase 1 produces the protein MMNFQTMLHNVSLFFILLCIRLQVYCSVHTDSPPDSGYLRFTYEATDFSPAKAYDYIIIGGGTAGCPLAATLSESYSVLLLERGSSLNTSVLYESNIYQTILDANDNDSPAQVFDTEDGLQNARARILGGGSMINFGFYSRADDYFYDNAGIEWDMGAVERAYEWVENSIVTRPARLNKFQTSLFNGLLESGVDPDNGFTFDHVQGTKVGGSTFNDSGVRHGAVELLNNANPENLDVLVHAMVDRVIFSTSDPLAAVGVAYHDSNGKYHEVHVKTNGEVILSAGAIGSPQLLLLSGLGPTSYLSSLNIPVVRDHPFIGQFMADHQRTGVHILLPDAITDAGLRVVGIAESGPYIESLSVPLNTPLTSFIPYVGSVSLFNSSVQIIAGKITRPISTGSLHLLSASNVTVSPSVRFNYYNHTEDVHQCWNAVEVIRKLLATPTMEEYKFDGKSFKFIGLPLPEESSDYESIASFCRDTLDTFWHIHGGCLPNKVVDSHLKVIGVDSLRVVDASTFFNAPGTNPQATTMMLGRYVGVKMLEERATGIVSDV, from the exons ATGATGAACTTTCAAACAATGTTGCATAATGTTTCTCTCTTTTTTATCTTATTGTGCATTCGGCTACAAGTATATTGTTCTGTTCACACTGATTCTCCTCCAG ATTCAGGTTACCTTCGTTTTACATACGAAGCCACTGATTTCTCTCCTGCGAAAGCTTACGATTACATCATTATCGGTGGAGGGACTGCTGGTTGCCCGTTAGCTGCCACTTTATCTGAATCATATTCTGTCCTGCTACTTGAGAGGGGCAGTAGTTTGAACACGAGTGTTTTGTATGAAAGTAATATCTATCAGACTATCCTAGATGCAAATGATAACGATTCGCCAGCTCAGGTTTTTGATACTGAAGACGGTCTACAGAACGCAAGGGCGAGGATATTGGGAGGCGGTAGCATGATAAATTTTGGGTTTTATTCTAGAGCTGATGACTATTTCTATGATAACGCAGGTATCGAATGGGATATGGGAGCTGTTGAGAGAGCCTACGAGTGGGTAGAAAATAGTATTGTTACTCGTCCAGCACGTTTAAATAAGTTTCAAACTTCTCTCTTTAATGGGTTACTCGAATCAGGAGTTGATCCTGATAATGGGTTCACATTTGACCATGTTCAAGGAACCaaggttggtggttcaacattcAATGATTCGGGGGTACGACATGGGGCGGTTGAGCTTCTCAACAATGCCAACCCAGAAAATTTAGATGTGTTGGTTCATGCGATGGTCGACCGGGTGATCTTCTCCACCTCTGACCCTTTAG CTGCGGTTGGAGTTGCATACCATGATTCAAATGGAAAATATCATGAAGTTCATGTAAAAACAAATGGAGAGGTAATTTTGAGTGCCGGAGCTATTGGAAGTCCACAACTTTTGCTGCTTAGTGGACTCGGGCCAACTTCATACCTTTCATCCCTcaatattcctgttgttcgggaccATCCTTTCATTGGGCAATTCATGGCTGATCATCAACGAACAGGGGTACATATCTTGCTTCCAGATGCAATAACAGATGCAGGTCTCCGTGTGGTTGGGATTGCTGAAAGTGGACCGTACATCGAGTCACTTTCAGTCCCCTTGAACACACCTCTCACGAGTTTCATACCTTACGTGGGTTCGGTGTCACTTTTTAACTCAAGTGTGCAGATAATTGCTGGAAAGATTACTAGGCCTATATCAACAGGTTCACTACATCTCTTATCCGCATCTAATGTAACGGTTAGCCCAAGCGTCCGCTTTAATTACTACAATCACACCGAAGACGTACATCAATGCTGGAACGCTGTGGAAGTTATTAGAAAATTGTTGGCTACTCCAACCATGGAAGAGTACAAGTTTGATGGAAAAAGTTTCAAATTTATTGGGTTGCCTTTACCTGAGGAATCATCAGATTATGAGAGCATTGCGAGTTTTTGTCGTGACACTTTGGACACATTCTGGCATATCCATGGTGGATGCTTGCCTAACAAGGTTGTTGATAGCCATCTGAAAGTCATCGGGGTTGATTCTCTACGAGTCGTCGATGCTTCAACATTTTTCAACGCTCCAGGAACAAATCCTCAGGCAACAACTATGATGTTGGGTCGGTATGTTGGTGTGAAAATGCTTGAAGAGAGAGCAACAGGCATTGTCTCTGACGTCTAG